The genome window GTCAGCGCGCACCGGGCGCACGGACTGCCCGCGGGCGGCTGCGCCGTCGGCGTGAAGCTGGCGGCGGCCTGGGTGGCATGGGTCCACGTCCCCTCGCACCCCGCTGACCACTGGTAGCCCAGGCTGTCACCGTCGTTGTCGCTGGCACTGGCCACCACCGCAGTGGCCTCTCCCACCTCCACCGTCGCCCGGCTCGCCACCACCGAGGTAATCGCCGGCGCCTCATTCGCGAATGGCGCGGGCGCATTCACCTCTTGCACTGCACCCGGAGCCCGCTGGACTTCACATCCAGCCACCGGGATGCAGAGGGACAGTACTACCCATGCCCACCACAGTCGGGCTTCTCGCGTCATGGAGTCCTCGTTCCAGCTTGGAGTGAGAGTGCTGCACTCCAAATACGGGACGCCCGACCGCGTCCGGCTACTCCGAGTGGAAGCCGCGAGAATCTACAGGACTCGAAAGACTCTTGAAATTGACGGACCCACCGGGCGCCGCCGCACCACGTCAGAAAAGAGAGAAGCCAGGAGACCGGTGACCTGAGTCATCCGGCGTCCTGGCTTCTCGTCACTTCGCGCTGAGGTTTCCGACTGCTACGCCGGAGCGCCCACCGGCGCCGAGGCCGGCAGCTCCGGGCCCGCGCCCGTCCGGGTCCCGTCGGTGGAGAGCGGCTTGCGGCCGAACTCCTCGGGCTTGTCCAGCACCAGCGCCTCGCGCAGCACGTCGTCCACGAACTCCACGGGGACGATGCGCAGCTGCTTGCGAATCTTCAGCGGGATGTCCTTCAGGTCCTTCTTGTTGGCCTTCGGAATCAGGACCGTCTTGATGCCCGCCCGGTGCGCGGCCAGCGTCTTCTCCTTCAGGCCGCCGATGGGGAGCACCCGCCCGCGCAGCGTGATTTCGCCCGTCATCGCCACGTCGCGGCGAATCAGGGTGCGCGTCAGCGCGCTCACCAGCGCCGTGCAGATGGTGACGCCGGCCGAGGGGCCGTCCTTCGGAATGGCGCCCTCCGGCAGGTGGACGTGGATGTCGTAGTTCTCGAACACCTTGCGGTCGATGCCGAAGCGGTCCGCCCGGCTGCGCACGTACGACATGGCCGCCTGCGCGGACTCCTGCATCACCTCACCGAGCTTGCCGGTGATGATGAGCTTGCCCTTGCCCGGCATCATCGTCGCCTCGGTGGTCAGAATCTCACCGCCGAGCTCCGTCCACGCCAGGCCCGTGACGATGCCCACCTGGTCCTCCTGCTCCGCCACGCCGTAGCGGAACCGGGGCGTGCCCAGGAACTTCATCGCCGTCTTGCGGTCCACGTCGATGACGTCCCGCTTGCCGTTCTTCAGCACGTCGCGGGCAATCTTCCGGAACACGCCGCCAATCTCACGCTCGAGCGAGCGCACACCGGACTCACGCGTGTAGCGGTGGATGATGGTCCGCAGCGCCTGGTTGGTGAAGTCCACCTTCAGCTCCGTCAGCCCGTTGGCCTCCTGCTCCTTCGGGATGAGGTAGCGCCGGGCGATGGAGAGCTTCTCCGGCTCGGTGTACCCCGCGATGCGAATCACCTCCATGCGGTCCTGGAGGGGACCGGGGATGTTGTGCATCGTGTTCGCGGTGCAGATGAACATCACCTTGGACAGGTCGTAGTCGAGGTCCAGGTAGTGGTCGTTGAAGTTGTGGTTCTGCTCGGGGTCCAGCACCTCCAGCAGCGCCGCGCTCGGGTCGCCACGGAAGTCGGTGGACATCTTGTCGATTTCGTCGAGCAGGAAGACGGGGTTGTTGCTGCCCGCCTTCTTCAGCGACTGGATGAGCTTGCCCGGCATCGCGCCGATGTACGTGCGCCGGTGGCCGCGAATCTCCGCCTCGTCACGCACGCCGCCCAGGGACAGGCGCACGAACTTGCGGCCGGTGGCCCGAGCAATCGAGCGCGCCAGCGACGTCTTGCCCACGCCCGGAGGACCGACGAAGCACAGCACGGGGCCCTTGAGCTTCTTCACCAGCTGCTGCACGGCCAGGTACTCGAGGATGCGCTCCTTCGGCTTCTTCAGGCCGTAGTGGTCCTCGTTGAGCACCCGCTCCGCCTCGGTGACGTCCAGGCGGTCCTGGGTCTCGTCGTACCAGGGGAGGCTGATGATCCAGTCGATGTAGTTGCGGACGACGGTGGCCTCCGCGCTCATCGGGCTCATCATCCGGAGCTTCTTCAGCTCCTTCTTGACCTTGAGCGTGGCCTCCTTGCTCATCCGCTTGTTCTTCAGCTTCTCTTCAATCTCCTGAATCTCGTTCTTGAACTCGTCGCGCTCACCCAGCTCCTTCTGAATGGCCTGCATCTGCTCATTCAGGTAGTACTCCTTCTGGGTCTTCTCCATCTGCTTCTTGACGCGCGTGCGGATCTTCTTCTCAACCTGGAGAATCTCGATCTCACCCTGCATCAGCTCGTAGAGCTTCTCCAGGCGCTTGGCCGGGGACTCCGTCTCGAGCAGGGCCTGCTTGTCGTTCAGCTTGAGGGAGAGGTGCGCGACGATGGTGTCGGCCAGGCGCGCCGGGTCGTCGATGCTCGCCACCTGCATGAGCATCTCGGGCGGGATGCGCTTGTTGAGCTTGACGAAGGCCTCGAACACGGAGTGGACGCTGCGGACCAGCGCCTCCAGCTCCACGCTCTTCTCCGTCTGCTCCTCGACCTCCTCCACCTCCACCATGAAGAAGGCGTCGTTGGGGTGGAACTTCTTCACCTTGGCCCTGCGCACGCCTTCCACCAGCACCTTCACCGTGCCGTCGGGCAGCGGGAGGAGCTGGATGACGTGGCCCAGCGTGCCGAAGTGGAAGATGTCGT of Pyxidicoccus xibeiensis contains these proteins:
- the lon gene encoding endopeptidase La, with amino-acid sequence MFFGRDDKKEAQKRGLTVPLLPLRDIIVFPHMVVPLFVGREKSIAALKDAMAHKGPDDKAVILLAAQKKAKTNDPTPDDIFHFGTLGHVIQLLPLPDGTVKVLVEGVRRAKVKKFHPNDAFFMVEVEEVEEQTEKSVELEALVRSVHSVFEAFVKLNKRIPPEMLMQVASIDDPARLADTIVAHLSLKLNDKQALLETESPAKRLEKLYELMQGEIEILQVEKKIRTRVKKQMEKTQKEYYLNEQMQAIQKELGERDEFKNEIQEIEEKLKNKRMSKEATLKVKKELKKLRMMSPMSAEATVVRNYIDWIISLPWYDETQDRLDVTEAERVLNEDHYGLKKPKERILEYLAVQQLVKKLKGPVLCFVGPPGVGKTSLARSIARATGRKFVRLSLGGVRDEAEIRGHRRTYIGAMPGKLIQSLKKAGSNNPVFLLDEIDKMSTDFRGDPSAALLEVLDPEQNHNFNDHYLDLDYDLSKVMFICTANTMHNIPGPLQDRMEVIRIAGYTEPEKLSIARRYLIPKEQEANGLTELKVDFTNQALRTIIHRYTRESGVRSLEREIGGVFRKIARDVLKNGKRDVIDVDRKTAMKFLGTPRFRYGVAEQEDQVGIVTGLAWTELGGEILTTEATMMPGKGKLIITGKLGEVMQESAQAAMSYVRSRADRFGIDRKVFENYDIHVHLPEGAIPKDGPSAGVTICTALVSALTRTLIRRDVAMTGEITLRGRVLPIGGLKEKTLAAHRAGIKTVLIPKANKKDLKDIPLKIRKQLRIVPVEFVDDVLREALVLDKPEEFGRKPLSTDGTRTGAGPELPASAPVGAPA